A genomic region of Nostoc sp. UHCC 0702 contains the following coding sequences:
- a CDS encoding amino acid adenylation domain-containing protein — MLEEMQGFRLSPQQKHLWQLQEFNNLPYRSQCAVLIEGNLDISTLKRALEKVVNRHEILRTNFHCLPGMTIPFQVIGNNSISWGENYDLSSCSYQQQEELLSSLFHQLGQQPFDLVQGSLLRLSIVTLSPYKNVLLISLPALCADAATLDILVQEISQSYAACVQNTELENEPLQYADLAEWQNELLEGADTELGRDYWRKQDISSIWEQNTAQQLEFYPQTQTFTIAPDLLEQLEKLIQQYNHSLADFLLACWQILLYRLTQQQYLIIGLAFQGRKYQELEAALGLFAKYLPLDIKLQPEFSILEVLQQNYIHLNNIDKYQEYFSWNELVDFPNNLHFFSECFEFAKEPVKHCNGHILFSIYQQYSCIDRFKIKLSCIHQNHTINAVLHYDANLLQAEDINRLTEQFQTLLASAIANPHIPINQLEILSENERQLLNEVNNTKRDYSQNKCIHQLFEEQAQKTPNNIAVVFEDQQLTYGELNQRANQLAYYLQHLGVGREVLVGLCVERSLEMIVALLGILKAGGAYLPLDPALPTKALTTRLEDAQVSFVVSHSSLVHRLEQITNEGKITAICLDRDWKIIANESDTNPSSMTTSANLAYVLFTSGSTGKAKGVAVEHQQLVNYLNGIIDKLSLPVGANFALVSTLAADLGNTVLFPSLCTGGCLHVISYDRTTDPTALAEYCRKHPIDCLKIVPSHISSLLLCSTPEFILPRQRLILGGETATWQIIEQIQNYAPNCQIFNHYGPTEATVGVLTHPVLSGHTKSKTVPLGKPLANTQIYVLEEHLQLAPIGVKGEVYIGGAGLARCYLQQPELTAMKFIPNPFSTEPGTRLYKTGDLGRYLPDGTVEFIGRSDHQVKIRGFRIELAEIEAVLCQHPSVREAVVVAREDSQEKRLVAYIVSNNDQSFDNSNFSNYRSFLKERLPDYMMPSNFVMLEALPLTPNGKLNRQALPAPEQVQTQSQKAPRTLVEEVIAGIWAQILHLDLVGIDDNFFELGGHSLLATQVISKIREILQIDLPLRSLFESPTVAALAERVELALNVGEKQQVLPIQPIVRDEKLPLSFAQQRLWFFDQLEPGNSTYNLSRTVRLQGVLNIASLEQSLNEIVRRHEVLRTTFTAVDGQSIQVINSTFTIKLPILDLRKLSKETQETEITKLAKQQAQQSFNLTTGPLFNTILIQLSAQEYVLVFTIHHIIADGWSTGVIVQELTALYESFCTGKPSLLKELPIQYTDFAVWQREWLQNEVLASQINYWKQQLSGSLPVLELPTDRPRPAIQTFVGRKQSFQISPSLTAALKTLSQQSGVTLFMTLLAAFQTLLYRYTQQEDILIGSPIANRNRVEIEGLIGFFVNTLVLRTNLSGNPTFQELLKRVREVTLGAYTHQDLPFEQLVEELQPERNLSHTPLFQVMFALQNAPLEELKLPELTINLEQVDTETAAFDLTLFLTESNQGLMGVFEYNSDLFDAATISRMQGHFQTLLEKVVVNPDQYLSNFVILTKPELQQLLIEQNDTQTDYPSVCIHQLFEAQVKQTPDAVAVVFENEQLTYQELNQRANQLANYLQKLGVYSEVLVGICVERSSKMIIAMLAILKAGGAYLPLDPTYPQKRLAFMLEDSQISVLLTQQNLLKTLPPNYAQVICLDSDWESIATHQKNPVNSNVNPSHLSYTIYTSGSTGKPKGVQITHRSVVNFLTAMQQNLQLKNTDNLLSITTLSFDIAVLEIFLPLITGAKLILVSREVAMDGIQLLQKLDNSAATVMQATPATWRMLLDAGWEGNTKFKILCGGEALSQNLALQLRQRSANVWNLYGPTETTIWSTIHQVDEGEAIVTIGHPIANTQIYILDKHLQPVPVGVPGELYIGGVGLARGYFNQPELTQEKFIPNPFTSDPQSRLYKTGDLARYLANGDIEYLGRIDYQVKLRGFRIELGEIEAVLEQHPAVNQCVVMAREDVPGNQRLVAYLQLSSGKDNTSFLSHAETQRRREQSRVWNKNMKTAVIAENAVNDEMRQYLRQKLPEYMIPSAFVILDSLPLTPNGKVNRRALPAPENNSWELVSSFVAPRYPVEEVLAGIWSQVLGVSQVGIHDNFFELGGHSLLATQVISRIRKTFGVDILLQRLFEFPTIAKLAKEIQQTSNQGVSAIKPISRHVNLPLSFAQARLWLLEQLNLNSGVYNMPAAVSLVGELNIKALEESINEIIRRHEVLRSIFVLNDGEPLQVIVNNVQLKIPVINLQELTKAEQEAEIQRLSIEEFQRPFDFTQAPLLRCTLLQLGKQEQILLFTIHHIVFDGWSTGILIKELAALYTAFAAGEASFLPALPIQYADFAVWQRQHLQGERREALLTYWKQELANLPVLQLPTTRARAEVKSNRGASYSFVIPASVVQQVRSLSQQAGVTLFMTLLASFKILLQRYSNQDDIVVGTDVANRNQAEIEQLIGFFVNLLVLRTDLSGNPTFLELLQRVRTQTLAAYAHQDLPFDELVRELQPERHLSNTVPLFQVLFVLQNTPNSALELPRVTLNLLELESRNARFDLALFLTETEAGIEGKWQYNTDLFAANTITQFTNHWETLINSIVAQSESRINTLKMLTEAEKAQQTMQQQERKAAKRQKFMTIAPKAVSLSAEQLIKTDYLQEGQKFPLVIQPNSAEVDLISWAESNRDYLESELCKHGAILFRGFNVKSVSEFENFTQTISPNLFAEYGDLPRTGEGGKVYGSTPYPADKAILFHNESSHLHCFPSKIWFYCVQPAAEGGETPIVDCRKAYQLLSSQLREKLATKQLMYVRNFAEGLDVSWQNFFQTTDKNEVENYCRQAEIDFEWYADNGLVTRQIRPGLVVHPKTGESIFFNQIQLHHISYLDKKVRESLLSIFGESKLPRNVYFGDGTPITEEEIAEINAVYQRSQTSYPWQKSDIIMLDNMLAAHGRNPFVGQRKIVVAMAEMINGKDIDSPKN, encoded by the coding sequence ATGCTTGAGGAAATGCAGGGTTTTCGGCTCTCACCCCAGCAAAAACATTTGTGGCAATTGCAAGAATTTAATAACCTCCCCTATCGTTCACAGTGTGCAGTTTTGATAGAGGGAAATTTAGATATCAGCACCTTGAAACGAGCTTTAGAAAAAGTTGTCAATCGTCATGAAATACTCCGTACCAATTTTCATTGCTTACCAGGGATGACAATCCCATTTCAAGTGATTGGGAATAACAGCATTAGTTGGGGAGAAAACTATGACTTGAGCAGTTGCAGTTATCAACAACAAGAAGAATTATTATCAAGTTTATTTCATCAACTTGGTCAACAGCCATTTGATTTGGTTCAAGGTTCACTATTGCGCCTATCTATAGTAACTCTATCGCCATATAAAAATGTTCTGCTCATCAGCTTACCGGCGCTTTGTGCAGATGCAGCAACACTAGATATTTTGGTGCAAGAAATCAGCCAGTCTTATGCAGCTTGCGTGCAAAATACAGAACTAGAAAATGAACCACTACAATACGCCGATTTAGCAGAATGGCAAAATGAATTATTGGAAGGAGCAGATACAGAATTAGGTAGAGACTATTGGCGAAAACAAGATATTTCGTCAATATGGGAACAAAACACAGCCCAACAGCTAGAATTTTATCCACAAACGCAAACTTTTACGATTGCACCTGATCTTTTAGAACAGCTAGAAAAGTTAATTCAACAGTATAATCATTCACTAGCCGATTTTTTATTAGCTTGCTGGCAGATTCTACTGTATCGCTTAACCCAGCAGCAATACTTAATTATCGGTTTAGCTTTCCAGGGGCGTAAATATCAGGAATTAGAGGCTGCTTTAGGACTATTTGCTAAATATTTACCACTTGATATTAAATTACAACCTGAATTTTCTATATTAGAAGTTCTACAGCAAAATTATATTCATTTAAATAATATTGATAAATATCAAGAATATTTTAGCTGGAATGAACTAGTAGATTTCCCAAATAATTTACATTTTTTTTCTGAATGTTTTGAATTTGCAAAAGAACCAGTAAAGCATTGTAATGGGCATATTTTATTTTCAATTTATCAACAGTATAGTTGTATTGATCGCTTCAAAATAAAACTTAGCTGTATTCATCAAAATCATACAATTAACGCAGTATTACACTACGACGCTAACTTATTACAAGCAGAAGATATCAACCGTTTAACAGAACAATTTCAGACATTGTTAGCTAGTGCGATCGCTAATCCTCATATACCAATTAACCAGCTAGAAATTCTCAGCGAAAACGAGAGACAATTACTCAACGAGGTAAATAACACAAAGCGAGATTATTCCCAAAACAAATGCATTCACCAACTATTCGAGGAACAAGCACAAAAAACACCTAATAATATTGCCGTTGTCTTTGAAGACCAACAATTAACTTACGGAGAATTGAATCAACGTGCCAATCAACTAGCTTACTACCTGCAACATCTGGGAGTAGGAAGAGAAGTACTCGTGGGGTTGTGCGTAGAGCGCTCTTTAGAAATGATTGTGGCACTTTTGGGTATTCTCAAAGCTGGTGGTGCATACCTACCGCTAGATCCAGCTTTGCCTACAAAGGCATTAACTACAAGGTTAGAGGATGCCCAAGTGTCATTTGTTGTTAGTCATTCCTCATTAGTGCATAGATTGGAACAAATCACTAATGAAGGCAAAATAACAGCCATCTGTTTAGATAGGGACTGGAAAATTATTGCTAATGAAAGTGATACGAATCCCAGCAGCATGACAACAAGTGCTAATTTAGCCTATGTGCTGTTTACTTCTGGCTCCACAGGCAAAGCCAAAGGAGTAGCAGTTGAACACCAGCAATTGGTCAATTACCTCAATGGCATCATAGATAAATTAAGCCTACCAGTAGGTGCTAACTTTGCACTTGTTTCTACCTTAGCTGCCGACTTAGGTAACACAGTCTTGTTTCCTTCTCTTTGCACGGGGGGATGTCTGCATGTAATATCTTATGACCGCACAACAGACCCAACAGCATTAGCGGAATATTGCCGCAAGCATCCTATCGATTGCTTGAAGATTGTTCCCTCTCACATCAGTTCTCTTTTGCTATGTTCTACACCAGAGTTTATCCTGCCGCGCCAGCGATTGATTTTAGGTGGTGAAACTGCCACTTGGCAAATCATTGAGCAAATTCAAAACTATGCTCCAAATTGCCAAATCTTCAATCACTACGGCCCCACAGAAGCGACTGTCGGCGTACTCACCCATCCAGTACTTTCTGGTCATACAAAATCTAAAACAGTCCCCCTTGGTAAACCACTTGCTAACACACAAATCTATGTGTTGGAAGAACACTTACAACTAGCTCCCATAGGAGTCAAAGGAGAAGTGTACATTGGTGGTGCAGGTTTAGCCAGATGCTATTTGCAGCAGCCGGAACTGACGGCTATGAAATTTATTCCCAACCCCTTTAGTACAGAACCGGGAACAAGGCTATACAAAACTGGAGACTTAGGACGATATTTACCAGATGGTACAGTTGAGTTTATCGGTCGTAGCGACCACCAAGTTAAAATTCGCGGTTTTCGTATTGAACTAGCAGAAATTGAAGCAGTACTTTGTCAACATCCATCTGTGCGGGAAGCTGTGGTTGTAGCGAGGGAAGACTCACAAGAAAAGCGATTAGTCGCTTATATAGTATCTAATAATGATCAGAGCTTTGATAACTCCAACTTTAGTAACTACCGCAGCTTTTTAAAAGAAAGATTGCCTGATTACATGATGCCTTCTAACTTTGTGATGTTGGAAGCATTACCCTTAACACCCAATGGTAAACTCAACCGTCAAGCATTACCTGCACCAGAACAAGTACAAACACAGTCACAGAAAGCACCCCGCACCTTAGTAGAAGAAGTGATAGCAGGAATTTGGGCACAAATTCTGCATCTTGATTTGGTAGGAATTGATGATAACTTTTTTGAATTAGGGGGACACTCACTGTTAGCAACGCAGGTTATTTCCAAGATTAGGGAAATATTGCAGATAGATTTACCTCTGCGGAGTTTATTTGAATCGCCAACTGTTGCTGCACTCGCAGAACGTGTAGAATTAGCGCTGAATGTGGGAGAAAAACAGCAAGTATTGCCCATACAACCAATAGTAAGAGATGAAAAATTACCACTTTCCTTTGCTCAGCAGCGACTTTGGTTTTTCGACCAGTTAGAACCAGGTAACAGTACTTATAACCTCTCACGAACTGTGCGACTCCAAGGTGTGCTAAACATAGCATCTTTAGAACAGAGTCTCAACGAAATTGTTCGCCGTCATGAAGTTTTGCGAACTACTTTTACAGCAGTTGATGGGCAGTCAATTCAAGTTATTAATTCTACATTCACTATCAAATTACCAATTTTAGATTTAAGGAAATTATCAAAAGAAACACAAGAAACAGAAATCACAAAACTGGCGAAACAACAAGCACAGCAATCTTTTAATTTAACCACTGGGCCACTCTTCAATACCATACTCATACAACTATCTGCACAAGAGTATGTGTTAGTCTTTACCATTCATCACATCATCGCTGATGGTTGGTCAACAGGCGTAATTGTGCAGGAATTAACAGCGCTGTATGAGTCTTTTTGTACTGGCAAACCTTCATTATTAAAAGAACTACCCATCCAGTATACAGACTTTGCTGTTTGGCAAAGAGAATGGTTGCAAAATGAGGTGTTAGCATCTCAAATAAACTACTGGAAGCAGCAGTTGAGTGGTAGTTTACCAGTTTTAGAACTTCCCACTGACCGACCAAGACCAGCTATTCAAACCTTTGTTGGTAGAAAACAGTCGTTTCAAATTTCCCCAAGTCTCACCGCAGCACTCAAAACCTTGAGTCAGCAGTCAGGCGTAACGCTGTTTATGACCTTACTAGCAGCCTTTCAAACTTTACTCTATCGCTACACCCAGCAAGAAGATATCTTAATTGGCTCACCTATTGCCAACCGTAATCGAGTGGAAATTGAAGGGCTTATTGGCTTTTTTGTCAATACTTTAGTGTTACGAACTAACTTATCTGGTAATCCCACTTTCCAAGAATTACTCAAACGAGTACGGGAAGTTACACTTGGCGCTTATACTCACCAAGATTTGCCCTTTGAACAGTTGGTAGAAGAGTTACAACCAGAGCGCAACTTGAGCCATACACCACTGTTTCAGGTGATGTTTGCATTACAAAATGCTCCTCTGGAAGAACTCAAGCTTCCAGAATTAACTATCAATTTAGAGCAAGTAGATACTGAAACAGCTGCCTTTGATTTAACTTTGTTTTTAACAGAAAGTAATCAAGGCTTGATGGGAGTATTTGAATATAACAGCGATTTGTTTGACGCTGCAACCATCAGCAGAATGCAAGGGCATTTTCAAACATTACTAGAAAAAGTTGTAGTCAATCCTGATCAGTATTTATCAAATTTTGTAATTTTAACAAAGCCAGAATTACAGCAATTATTAATCGAGCAAAATGATACACAAACTGATTATCCATCTGTCTGTATTCATCAGCTATTTGAAGCGCAAGTAAAGCAAACACCTGATGCTGTTGCAGTAGTATTTGAAAACGAGCAACTGACTTATCAAGAACTAAATCAGCGAGCCAATCAATTAGCTAATTATTTGCAAAAATTGGGAGTATATTCAGAAGTATTAGTGGGAATTTGTGTAGAGCGTTCCTCAAAAATGATCATTGCTATGTTAGCAATTCTCAAAGCAGGAGGAGCCTATCTTCCTTTAGATCCTACATATCCTCAAAAACGCTTGGCGTTCATGTTAGAAGACTCGCAAATTTCAGTCTTATTAACTCAGCAAAATTTATTAAAAACTCTTCCACCTAACTATGCACAAGTTATCTGTTTAGATAGCGACTGGGAAAGCATCGCTACACATCAAAAAAACCCAGTTAATAGCAACGTTAATCCTAGCCATCTCAGCTACACAATTTATACTTCCGGTTCTACTGGTAAACCCAAAGGCGTACAAATTACCCATCGGAGTGTGGTAAATTTCCTCACCGCGATGCAGCAGAACTTGCAATTAAAAAATACAGATAACCTGCTATCAATAACTACCTTATCTTTTGATATTGCGGTTTTAGAAATTTTCCTTCCTTTAATAACGGGAGCTAAATTAATTTTAGTCAGCCGTGAAGTTGCGATGGACGGCATTCAATTATTACAAAAACTGGATAATTCTGCTGCAACCGTCATGCAAGCTACTCCTGCAACTTGGCGAATGTTATTAGATGCAGGCTGGGAAGGAAATACAAAATTCAAAATTCTCTGTGGTGGTGAAGCCTTATCCCAAAACTTAGCTTTACAATTGCGTCAAAGATCAGCTAATGTGTGGAATTTGTATGGCCCTACAGAAACAACCATTTGGTCTACCATTCATCAAGTAGATGAGGGTGAAGCTATAGTTACTATTGGTCATCCTATAGCTAACACCCAAATCTATATCCTTGACAAACATTTGCAACCTGTACCCGTAGGCGTTCCTGGAGAACTGTATATTGGTGGTGTGGGGTTAGCACGGGGTTATTTTAATCAACCTGAACTCACTCAGGAAAAGTTTATTCCTAATCCTTTCACTTCTGACCCACAAAGCCGCCTATACAAAACTGGAGACTTAGCCCGTTATCTTGCAAATGGAGACATTGAATACTTAGGACGGATTGATTATCAAGTTAAACTCCGAGGTTTCCGCATTGAGTTAGGCGAAATTGAAGCAGTATTAGAACAACATCCCGCAGTTAATCAATGTGTGGTGATGGCGCGAGAAGATGTACCAGGAAATCAACGTTTAGTTGCTTATTTACAGCTATCTTCAGGTAAAGATAACACATCTTTTTTATCTCACGCAGAGACGCAGAGGCGCAGAGAGCAATCAAGAGTGTGGAATAAAAACATGAAAACTGCTGTAATTGCTGAAAACGCCGTTAATGATGAGATGCGCCAGTATTTACGGCAAAAACTACCTGAGTACATGATACCCAGCGCTTTTGTTATCTTAGATTCTCTACCTTTAACTCCTAACGGGAAAGTAAACCGCCGCGCTTTACCTGCACCGGAAAATAATAGCTGGGAATTAGTAAGTAGTTTTGTTGCTCCTCGTTATCCAGTAGAAGAAGTATTAGCCGGAATTTGGAGTCAAGTTTTGGGTGTTTCTCAAGTTGGTATTCACGACAATTTCTTTGAACTAGGCGGACATTCTTTATTAGCAACTCAAGTCATTTCTCGTATTCGCAAAACCTTTGGGGTGGATATACTGCTTCAGCGTTTATTTGAATTCCCCACCATTGCAAAACTAGCTAAGGAGATTCAGCAAACAAGTAACCAGGGTGTTTCTGCAATTAAACCTATTTCTCGTCATGTAAATTTACCTCTATCTTTTGCTCAAGCTAGATTATGGTTATTAGAACAACTTAACCTTAATAGCGGTGTTTACAATATGCCCGCAGCAGTAAGCCTTGTAGGTGAGTTGAATATAAAAGCGTTAGAGGAAAGCATTAACGAAATTATCCGTCGTCACGAAGTTTTACGCAGTATCTTTGTTTTAAATGATGGGGAACCATTACAGGTAATTGTTAACAATGTGCAGCTAAAAATACCTGTAATAAACTTGCAGGAATTGACGAAAGCTGAACAAGAAGCAGAAATTCAGCGTTTGAGTATTGAAGAATTCCAGCGTCCCTTTGATTTTACCCAAGCACCGTTACTCAGATGCACACTTTTGCAACTAGGCAAACAAGAACAAATCTTACTATTCACTATCCACCATATAGTTTTTGATGGTTGGTCAACTGGTATATTAATTAAGGAATTAGCAGCACTCTACACCGCTTTTGCTGCCGGCGAAGCCTCTTTTCTACCAGCATTACCCATTCAATATGCAGACTTTGCAGTTTGGCAACGTCAACACTTGCAAGGTGAAAGACGAGAAGCTTTACTCACCTACTGGAAGCAGGAATTAGCAAACTTACCTGTACTGCAACTACCTACAACCCGTGCCCGTGCAGAAGTGAAAAGTAACCGGGGTGCTAGTTATAGTTTTGTGATACCTGCGTCAGTGGTGCAACAAGTGCGATCGCTTTCTCAGCAAGCAGGTGTAACCTTATTTATGACACTGCTGGCGAGTTTTAAAATCTTACTGCAACGTTACAGCAATCAAGATGATATTGTTGTTGGTACTGATGTTGCCAACCGCAATCAAGCAGAAATTGAACAATTAATTGGCTTCTTTGTTAACTTATTAGTTTTACGTACAGATTTAAGTGGAAATCCCACTTTCCTAGAGTTATTGCAACGTGTTCGCACCCAAACATTAGCAGCTTACGCTCATCAAGATTTACCCTTTGACGAGTTAGTTAGAGAATTACAACCCGAACGGCATCTCAGCAACACAGTTCCATTATTTCAGGTGTTATTTGTCCTGCAAAATACACCGAATTCAGCCTTAGAATTACCAAGAGTTACCTTAAATTTACTGGAACTAGAAAGCAGAAATGCCAGATTTGATTTAGCCTTGTTTCTCACAGAAACCGAGGCAGGTATAGAAGGTAAATGGCAATATAACACTGATTTATTTGCTGCGAATACCATCACTCAATTTACAAATCACTGGGAAACATTAATCAACAGCATTGTGGCTCAATCTGAAAGCCGCATCAATACATTAAAAATGCTCACAGAAGCAGAAAAGGCACAACAAACTATGCAGCAGCAGGAGCGTAAAGCAGCTAAAAGACAAAAATTTATGACTATTGCTCCTAAAGCGGTGAGTCTGTCAGCAGAGCAATTAATCAAAACAGATTATCTGCAAGAGGGGCAAAAATTTCCTCTCGTGATTCAACCTAATAGTGCAGAAGTTGATTTAATATCTTGGGCTGAAAGTAATCGAGATTATCTTGAATCAGAATTATGCAAACATGGGGCGATTTTATTTAGAGGTTTTAATGTAAAATCAGTTTCAGAGTTTGAAAATTTTACTCAAACAATTTCTCCTAATTTATTTGCTGAATATGGCGATTTACCCCGCACAGGTGAAGGTGGCAAAGTTTATGGTTCCACTCCTTACCCAGCAGATAAAGCAATTCTCTTCCATAATGAAAGCTCCCATTTACATTGCTTCCCCTCAAAGATTTGGTTTTACTGCGTTCAACCTGCGGCTGAAGGTGGAGAAACCCCCATTGTAGACTGTCGTAAAGCTTATCAATTGCTCAGTTCTCAATTGCGAGAAAAATTAGCTACCAAACAGTTAATGTATGTGAGAAATTTCGCTGAGGGTTTAGATGTTAGTTGGCAGAACTTCTTTCAAACTACAGATAAAAACGAAGTAGAAAATTACTGTCGTCAAGCTGAAATTGACTTTGAATGGTATGCTGATAATGGGTTAGTTACCCGACAAATCCGCCCAGGTTTAGTAGTACATCCCAAAACTGGTGAATCTATATTTTTCAATCAAATTCAATTACATCATATATCCTATTTAGATAAGAAAGTACGAGAATCACTGCTATCTATATTTGGTGAATCCAAGTTACCTCGTAATGTTTACTTTGGTGACGGTACACCAATTACAGAAGAAGAGATTGCCGAAATTAATGCAGTTTATCAGCGATCGCAAACTAGCTACCCTTGGCAAAAAAGCGACATTATCATGCTAGATAATATGCTGGCTGCTCATGGTAGAAACCCCTTTGTTGGGCAGCGTAAAATCGTTGTTGCAATGGCAGAAATGATTAATGGTAAAGATATCGATAGTCCTAAAAATTAA